Part of the Hirundo rustica isolate bHirRus1 chromosome 3, bHirRus1.pri.v3, whole genome shotgun sequence genome, ATGTCAAAGTTCTGCAACATGAACTCCATAAGTTTTGTAACAGATCAGAACAAGTCTAGCGTACTGTGTACTTTTAAGAGGCAAGATAAACAAGATTTAGTTCTCAGTATATGCCTTAAAAAATAACCAACCCCAAACATACTCTGCcttggcagcactgcagcaacCGGAGTCTTGTCTATCAGGGTGTAGTTATTGCGCCCGAGGCATTCATCCAGGACAATGAGCTTCTCTGCAGAACACGAGGCCATTCCATGGTCACTTGTTATTATGACATTAACAGTGTCCCACAGACCCGATGCCTTCAGTTTGTTCATAAGGAAACCGACATGTTTATCCACTTCTTTCAACACTCTGCCCATGCTCTTGGTGTCATTTGGGCCGTACTTGTGCCCGCTTGCATCCGGTTCTTCCCAGTAGAGCACAGCAAAATTGACCACTGGGTCAGAGCTGTTCAGCCATTTGACAattctctccgctctctcctCAAACTTCACTGAGAAGTTGTACTTCATAAAGAAATGAGGGGTCGTGTTGTTGATTTTTACATCACTACCGGGCCACATTGCAGCAGCACTTGCTCCCTTTCCCTGTTGTTGATTTGTCACCCAAATTGGAACTGCCTCATTCCACCAGAAGGGATCTGAATCGTTGAACTGTGAAAACGTTTTCTTGGCATCTGCATCGTACATGTCATTAGCCACAATGCCGTGGCTTTCCTCATACAAGCCTGTCACTATTGTGTAATGGTTTGGAAAAGTCTTAGTGATAAAAGCATTCATGACTTCCTTTACAAGCACACCATCCTCAATGAATTCCTGGAGATGTGGGAGTTCATAGGTTTGCAAATAATCAGCTCTGAAGCCATCAAAGGACACAAGAAGCAACTTGGGTACAGACTCACCAGCTGAGCAAGCACAACATACAAGGATTCCAGCAAAAAATAACCTCAACATCAAGCTCATTCTGGAGACTTCAAAATGCTTCCAGCAGCTAATCATATGCACCTGAAAAATTTGAACAGACAAGGCTCGTAACCAGAACAATTCTGCTGTGACCAGTTTAATTAGCTATACATTATATACATCGTCCTTCCAGAGGGTAATTCCAGAATACTCAGTGTAAACAACCACTCACATTTCCCTACTGACTTCAGAGGTTTCTCACATATTGTCAGAGTTTTTCatacattaaaacaaatgagcagtgaattttttttccactgcagattaaatgaaagaagaatTGTTCTCTTTCGATCAGTTAGTCTATTGTTGTGTGTGTCCTACTACAATTCTACATTCCAAGAcagaaaatcagtatttttcctcatgttcaaACACAGGCACTCGAACAGTTCTGGACTCAAATTTAAGAGTCCTCTGTAGCCCTAAATTCTTATTACACATCGCTGTTAAGGTCAGAAGCCTATTTCTTACTgtaattgtatttttccttcttcatctcACTTTTTCAGTTTCCACCCTCCAGAGTTGCTGGAAGACTTTTCAGCCTTTCAACATTCCCATTTACTCATTGCTTATTCCATACACAGAACTGCCAGGAGTAACTTCtacttctgctttccttctaAGCTATTCTATATCTACCATAACAGCATTTAAACCTATCCTTCATCCACTTTTCTCTctataaaaaacccaaaatgaatAGCCTTAGCTATGAGGTAAGTATTTCTCAGCAAGAAATTAATGACTATTATAAGTGCCAGGTAAGATTTGTAAGCTTTTACCCCCTCTTAATGTATTTTGCGTGACTTAAGCACTTTGTTTAGGAAGGTACAGAATGATGCTCTCAGTCTTTAAGAAAGAGGAAGTGAAGCTCCAGGTTTCACAAAACCATCTACAATGTTGTTAGGCAGCGTATTTGCTTCTCAGGGAGAGACCCATTCCAGCAAACTTTATATTTCTCTTATCCTTTATCTTCTTTTAGATGCAGGCAAACTGTGATTCcagaaggcagagcagctgtcTTTCCAACATTTTTAACATCAACCCTTTACCGCAAACTCCTTAAAACGACGGGTTTATTTTAAAGGTGTAAGGAGCTCTAATGTTAGCTGTAGCTTTAGCAGCGACGGGAATTCAAAGCACGGGAAGCCACCCCTCGCCCCGGTCTCCAACATTTAAAAGGTCTGCATAAGACACAGAAGTTACAAGGACTATCAAAAAGAGCATTAAGGCATCTCTTAGCACAGAGGACTTAAAGGACACAAGtcctttaaagaagaaaaaggaaaaatgacaaGAGCAACGCAGCGCGAATCACCCGTTCGATGTCGTCAGgtgctttaaaaagcagcacCAGAGTTTCCACAGCGCAGTAAGACGCAAACCCGCAGCGCTCGCTTCGAAATGCTCCGaagctgctcagcactggtgtaTTTATACATAAGCCAAAATGTTCCAAccaaaaattaactctaccccaggCGAACCCAGCAAAACAACCCAGCTGTGAAATACCACCAGCATTAGTCCACCTGCTCCCTAATCTCCCGACCAGGTTTTGGAGTTGCTCGGCTCGGTCAGAACGGAGGTCATGCCGCCTGCAAAGCGCACACACGCGGCACCCGGGCACTCCGGGTCCGTTTCCCCCGCGCCTGTCCCTCACCCGCACTCAGACCGGGCTCACCGTCCCTACAGCCTCCCGCCGCGGGACACCCCCGTCCCCGCCGGGGCCACACGGTGAGGTCCCGCTCCAGCTCCGCTCGGGCCGGGACGCGCGGGCGGCACCGGAGGTGACCGAAGGTGACCGCGGGAGGGTGTGGGGGCTCAGCGCCTGCGCACCCGCCGCCCGCGCAGCCCCAACCGGCAACTGACGGGCCGTGGGGGGGGCGCGGGAGCTCGTCGGTGAGCGCGGCCTCCGCCCGCTGTGATTGGCTGCGGGCCCGCTGGCGGGAGATCCGATTGGCTGCGGCGCGGGGGCGTGGCGCTGGGATGAACGGCGGAGGGGGGTGGAGCGGGAAGTGGGGGCGGGAGGTGAGAGGGGTCTTGAGGGAGTCGTGAGCGGGCTGTGGGGAATTTCCAGTATCAGCGGGTCAATTAAATGGAGAAGAGCTCTGAGATAATTGAATTCAACCTATGGCCGATCACCGCTTTGTCAGCTAGACTATGTCTCTCAGTCCCACCTCCAGTcttttccttaaacacctccagggaggGTGACTCCACGGCTTCCTTCGGCAGCCCATTCTAATGTGTAACCACgttttttgtgaagaaattctttctaatGTCCGGCCGAAACCTCCCCTGGTTCAGCCTGAGGcgtgtcctcttgtcctgtccttgttccctgggagcagagcccgacccccacctggctgtcccctcctgtcagggagttgtgcagagccagaaggttcctcctgagcctccccaggctgagcccccccccagctccctcagctgctcctcatcattcttgtgctccagagccttccccagctccattcccttttctGGACACGCTCCAAcctctcaatgtccttcctgaactgaggggcccagaactggacacagccctcGAGGTGTGGgctccccagtgcccagcacaagggacagtcactgccctgctcctgctgccacacacTGATGAAGggggcagagctgaggggagCCATGGGGGCTGTGGGATGCAGCCCTCCCAAGCAGAGCAATGTGGTGTTTccacacaatcacagaatggctaGGCTGTAAGAGACCTCCAGTATCACCGAGTCCAGCCCAtgccccaacacctcaactagactattTTCAGCCACCTCAGGGGTTTGTGAGGGATGTGTTTGTAACTCCAGACTGGGATGCTTTGGGGCTGTTTGTTGAGCTTCCCTTTGTTGCAGGAGGTCAATGTGAGGTGAAGTTGTGATGGGACACGTCCTTGGGAGTGTCCCTGTGTTTTCCCAGCACACCCATAACCTGCCTCCTGCTTCCTTTGCAGGTGCCCGGCAGCCAGGCTGTCACCCTTTCGAGGCAGTGGTGCTTGTCAGCATGACTTCTCCATGACTCCTCCATGACTCCATCTCCCTTTTGGGCACACAGCTCTGTAAGTTGGCTGTTCATCCTCTTTCACACACATTGCCTTTTTGTGGTCTCttgtgggaaaataaaataaattgtttacCGTAAAACTCAGAATACAGGCAGGAAATGGTCACATATTGTTGACTGTGCTCTGAGTGCCACTGCAGCAGTGTGTTGTGGTACAATGAGTTGAGATCTGTTTTGTGTCCTGGTGTAGGTTTGCTTCATAAATTAAGGCAAATAGTTTACATTCccatggttttcttttttattatgaGAAGGGATTAGTAATTCTGCAAAACCTGTTAAGTTACTGGTGCTGAAAAACAATGAGATCAGCCCTATGTAAATAGAGAAATGAAGCATCCTTtaacagcacagagcacaaatCATCACTGTTTTAAATTTCATCctaaaatctgagaaaaagaCATGCTTATGGCTTCATAACTGACTGAAGTAGATCTGAATTTCATTCTGTGTACCCTGCTAGATGTTTATCCTGCAGGCAGTTTAgatttgtttcttccaaatGGCTTTCACATATGTATGAGTTAGGCAGGTTTTGCTACCTGTGTGTGCCAGCTATGGAGTGGCTCTAAAATGTGGCACAGTAGGCTGAATAGAGTGACACGCCCCTGATTCACCTTGATTTAAGGAATGTAGCAGGTGTGGCAAAACACAGGCCTGTaaaagaggggggggggggggaaaaaatctccaGTTGAGTTAGAAAAGAATTCTTGCAGCTATTCATGTGTTATGTGTCGTGTTCAAGTCAAGGTCCTTGagtgtgtgattttttttctctgtgtttttttttctctgagtctCTTTTTGGTTACACAAATTCAGCTTTGTGAATGTGCACATGACAGCTGATCATGTGGAGGAGGGACATGTCctttataaattactttgttgtattcccttaaaaatattttttacacaGAGTGAACTAGAGCTCCAGGGAATGCATAACAGAGCAGGTGCAATATTTTGACCAATTTCATCCAGTTACAATTGAGTTGTTGTTAAAAGCGTTATGCACACGTACAGACAACTTTTAAGCATCGAGGCTCTTTTGCCAGTCTACTTTTGCAGCACACTCACTCAGCTATTCAGTCCTAAAAGGTGTGAGTAATCTCTTGTTTACCCTTGCCCACGTGCTTTGAAAACCATTTGCAGTATTCACTTATTCACAAGCCCAACCTAATGCAGTGTGCCCAGTTTGACACATCATACAGGCAGCACAGAACTCCGAACTGGTCTAGCCAATATGTGTCTAATGCATTTAATGCAGCTCTTGGATCCATTTACAGTGTTTGCCTACAAGAAATGGGTGAGTTACATGTACACTTACATTAAGAAGAGTAAAAGTAGACACTACTgagatttttgctttcttcacCTTGATCTCTCTGTGGTATTTTAGCCCACATTTGCCTGTAGAAGCTGCAGTTCTAAGCACTGGATGCTGCCAGAGCTGTCCAGATTTACTGCTGGAGTACAATTGAGCTTTTGCTGCTTGAAAACCATTTGTCAATGCCAGGTAGTAAAGAGTAGGTAACCTCAAAATCTCAGGGGTTGCTAGGTTTAGCACAAGACTTAATTTCTGGATGGAAACCAAGCCCTCTAGTTGGCAGTGTTGTAGAGGTGAAGCAACTCTGAATTTATTTGGATTAATTACATTTGGGGTTAAATTTGGACAAATTTCATttggattgttcagcctggagaagaggtgGCTTAGGGTTCACCTAACTGTGGCCTTCCAGCACCTAAAGGTTGCCTACAAAAAAGATGGAGAAGGACATTTTACAAGAGCATAGAGTGACAAGAcaaggaatggcttcaaactgaaagagcacAAGTTTAGaatggatattaggaagaaaagtcttccctgtgagggtggtgaggccatggcacaggttggccagagaatctgtggctgccccatccctggaggtatccaaggccaggttggatttGGCTTGGAGCAACGTGGGCagagtggaagatgtccctgcccatggcagagacaATTATAAaattgagattaaaaaaatagacaTTTCATTAACCATAAGAAGAGCTGGGTGAGTAACAGCTGTTTAACTTTATTAGACCTTAAGCTTTTAGTGCCCATTTAATCCAAAGCATTGCTTGTATAAGGAGGCTATAAACAAACCTTGCTGTTTCTCTGACTGTGTGGAAGGAGATCCCTAAGGCTGCATGACAGGATGATACAGAGGATTGTAATGTCTCTGCCTTCTTTCAGTTACCAGAGCCTCCACTGCCAACAGGTTTGAAGCTTGCTGAGCTTTTCAAGGGTGCTTAGTTTCAGAGACAAACAAGGTTGTTGAAATTATGCCAGATTttaaaggcaaacaaaaatgttttccttggaGCAGTTGGGCAGATAAAAAGTTGGTATTTCTTAGGCTCTCAGATATTCCAATGGAGCTTCTGACCATGGACTTAAAGACCAAACCAAGTAAAGTTTTACAAAATTAATGGGAAGACCAAAAATAAAGGGCTTTGGAACATCCAAATTTGGAATACTTAGGTCCTGCAGCAGGTAAAGCGGGTTTTCAAATGTGTGTTGACAATGACTCCTGGTATTTTTAACAACTAAAAGCTGTTGATAATATGAGAGAGTCCTGTGCAAAGTGGTTTTCTATTGCTTGTCTGGTTCCCAGTGGAAAAATGTCTGTCATGTGCAGAGTGAAATTTATGGGTATGTTGGCTTTGAATATGCCTTTTATGCAGCCATCAGCAAAGAAAATCTGGGTGAAGGTGAATCACCATTACTACCATGGGGTCCTGGATTTGTGAACCAGCCCCTCTGAAGACTGCAAAATCCAGGTCAGTTTTAGCAGAACAACAGATGGATTTCTGGATGCCTGCTTCAAGGATGTGCTGACTCCTGTGTGAAATCTGTCATTCTCAACATCTGTCAAACCACTGCCTTCTGAAATAATCCTtcagtgtgtttgttttccttacagCAGTACAAATAGAGCACTGataaaggaacaaaataaagTCTTGTCCTTGTGCTGTTTAGTGCAAGATTGGCAGTGGATAGAGGATTACTGTTGATGAACTGTGTAGAGATGGGGTGCTCCTAACAACACAAGTAAAAGCTGAGGCTGGAAATGGTGTAAGAGTTTGTTTGTGGTTGATTTCCTCCAGGTATTGATTGCAGCCAGGAGTGAAAACAAAGGTATGAATTTTTTGCAAGTCCCTTGTAATATGTCTGTAAACCATGACCAGTCTGTCTCCCAGAGCCCACAGTGTAGTTTTGATAATGTCCTTAATGTGTTGCAAAGCTTTGGAAACTTTGGAgctttaagaaagaaaaaagttcttgggtgttttttttgtaaAACCAACATCCTGAATGGCCAGGAACATTCATGGTTTTGCGTTGAGTGCACTTATGTGCAAATGAAGGGTCTGATCCTCCGGGATGCCAAGATCCCAGTTTCTGAGGGATAGTAAACTTTGTTTAACATCATTCAGTTTCAGGTTCAGCTGTTTCCAAGAACACTGAGTTTTTTAAccattcagggttttttttgcatctcTTCTGTCTGTAAAAAGATACTTTAGAGCAAGCAACTGAAGTCCCTCCATTTCTTTAGGTTATGAGGAATGATTTACAGGCTCTTTGCCTAAAGTCTGCAAGTATCTTAATTGAGGACAAATAAAACTGAAGGACTCTTTTATCAATCCATTAAAATTATAGGAATATCCAACTGGAAATGACCGGAGGAATTCCAGTAGAAGCAGGTTGCTATTTCTAAACAGAGCTGTGAGCCACTGAAGCTACTTGTGGCACTGATGGATGAGTTGAAGTTTACAATAAAATGGAGTGTCTAGAATATGTGCAAATTATTGCATCAATAAAGGTGTACCCAGGTAGGAGTCTTGGGAATCTGTACTAAATAGTGTAATGCGGAGTTTTGCCTCTGATTCTTAATCTCTGAGAACAAGTGAGGTATTCTGTTTAGGGGTCTGGTATTCTTGTTACTCTTCATTCTTCCCACCCTCTCTTCCACTCTGGAGGGAGGAATAACTGACTCTAGCAATGCAGCAATTTCtttacaatttcttttcttttgcttgtcattttaaaataagtggAAGGTGGAAGTGCTGATTTCTGTTGAGGTTTCAGGGTGAACTGCTTAAGTTTCAGTAGTAGCCTCAGCAGTCTGAGTGTGCCAGAGCCATTATCCTTCAGATAAATCAAGTTGC contains:
- the ENPP4 gene encoding bis(5'-adenosyl)-triphosphatase ENPP4 isoform X2 → MNAFITKTFPNHYTIVTGLYEESHGIVANDMYDADAKKTFSQFNDSDPFWWNEAVPIWVTNQQQGKGASAAAMWPGSDVKINNTTPHFFMKYNFSVKFEERAERIVKWLNSSDPVVNFAVLYWEEPDASGHKYGPNDTKSMGRVLKEVDKHVGFLMNKLKASGLWDTVNVIITSDHGMASCSAEKLIVLDECLGRNNYTLIDKTPVAAVLPRQNKEDVYNLLKNCSSHMKVYLKEEIPDRFHYRHHRRIQPIILVADEGWTIVQNESLSKLGDHGYDNALPSMHPFLAARGPAFRRGYSHGTLDNVDIYPMMCHVLRLAPRPHNGTFANAKCLLADQWCISVPEAIGIVIGVFMVLSTFTCIIIISKNRLAPSRPFARLQLQSDDDDPLIG
- the ENPP4 gene encoding bis(5'-adenosyl)-triphosphatase ENPP4 isoform X1, which produces MISCWKHFEVSRMSLMLRLFFAGILVCCACSAGESVPKLLLVSFDGFRADYLQTYELPHLQEFIEDGVLVKEVMNAFITKTFPNHYTIVTGLYEESHGIVANDMYDADAKKTFSQFNDSDPFWWNEAVPIWVTNQQQGKGASAAAMWPGSDVKINNTTPHFFMKYNFSVKFEERAERIVKWLNSSDPVVNFAVLYWEEPDASGHKYGPNDTKSMGRVLKEVDKHVGFLMNKLKASGLWDTVNVIITSDHGMASCSAEKLIVLDECLGRNNYTLIDKTPVAAVLPRQNKEDVYNLLKNCSSHMKVYLKEEIPDRFHYRHHRRIQPIILVADEGWTIVQNESLSKLGDHGYDNALPSMHPFLAARGPAFRRGYSHGTLDNVDIYPMMCHVLRLAPRPHNGTFANAKCLLADQWCISVPEAIGIVIGVFMVLSTFTCIIIISKNRLAPSRPFARLQLQSDDDDPLIG